In Pithys albifrons albifrons isolate INPA30051 chromosome 6, PitAlb_v1, whole genome shotgun sequence, a single genomic region encodes these proteins:
- the GREM1 gene encoding gremlin-1, whose protein sequence is MGDSSALLQFVGRRLSLSLSLSLWTPGQLRVPTPLSTSDPPGRASQSPRPRRGSAAAAESGPAEEPPPRRMVRTLYAIGALFLLMGFLLPAAEGRKRNRGSQGAIPPPDKDQPNDSEQVQTQQQSGSRHRERGKGTSMPAEEVLESSQEALHITERKYLKRDWCKTQPLKQTIHEEGCNSRTIINRFCYGQCNSFYIPRHVRKEEGSFQSCSFCKPKKFTTMTVTLNCPELQPPRKKKRITRVKECRCISIDLD, encoded by the exons ATGGGAGACAGCTCGGCGCTGCTGCAATTTGTAGGCAGgagactctctctctctctctctctctctctatggACTCCTGGGCAACTCCGGGTTCCCACGCCACTCTCTACGAGTGACCCGCCAGGCAGAGCCTCACAGAGCCCAAGGCCCCGCCGAGGATCCGCCGCTGCCGCCGAGTCGGGCCCCGCCGAGGAGCCGCCGCCACGCAG GATGGTCCGCACACTGTATGCCATCGGTGCCTTGTTTCTTTTGATGGGATTTCTGCTACCAGCAGCTGAAGGGAGAAAGAGGAATCGTGGATCTCAAGGTGCTATCCCTCCTCCTGACAAAGATCAGCCCAATGATTCAGAGCAAGTGCAGACACAGCAGCAATCAGGCTCTAGGCATCGAGAACGAGGAAAAGGCACCTCGATGCCTGCTGAAGAGGTGCTGGAGTCCAGTCAGGAGGCTTTGCACATCACTGAGCGCAAATATCTAAAGCGGGATTGGTGTAAAACTCAACCCCTCAAACAAACTATCCATGAAGAAGGCTGCAATAGTCGTACCATTATCAACAGGTTCTGCTACGGCCAGTGCAATTCCTTCTACATCCCCAGGCATGTCCGTAAAGAAGAAGGCTCCTTCCAGTCTTGTTCCTTCTGCAAGCCCAAGAAATTCACCACCATGACTGTTACACTCAATTGCCCTGAACTTCAGCCCCcgagaaagaagaaaagaatcacCCGAGTTAAGGAGTGCCGGTGTATATCGATTGACCTGGACTAA